Proteins from a single region of Companilactobacillus farciminis KCTC 3681 = DSM 20184:
- a CDS encoding alpha/beta hydrolase, whose product MEENITEAILQMRKQFKTQDDKRDAGLPTEIPEVTRIDNLSYGPDPKWNLLDIYLPKNVTKPIPIIINIHGGGWCYGTKETYQFFGLNWAKRGFAFVNANYRLAPDVEFPKELDDVNQYVHFVAQHADEYNLDKNNVFLMGDSAGGQMAEQYVTILTNPKYRQLFNYEMTDLKFKAVVLNSAANFMAEPNAINGAVAGYFTPESVRKYSEQLNVEKYITKDFLPTYISTANQDFLRNSAFKMDGFLTAKNISHICKMYGDEKSPRGHVFLINQKDELAKKANDDEMAFLKSFLN is encoded by the coding sequence ATGGAAGAAAATATTACTGAAGCAATTTTACAGATGAGAAAACAGTTTAAGACTCAAGATGATAAACGGGATGCAGGTCTACCAACCGAAATTCCTGAAGTAACGAGAATTGATAATTTGTCATATGGTCCAGATCCAAAGTGGAATTTGTTGGATATTTATTTGCCAAAAAATGTCACTAAACCGATTCCTATCATTATTAACATTCACGGTGGTGGCTGGTGCTACGGAACTAAGGAAACCTATCAATTCTTCGGCCTAAATTGGGCTAAACGTGGTTTTGCTTTTGTTAATGCTAATTACCGTTTGGCACCGGATGTAGAGTTTCCAAAAGAGTTAGATGATGTAAACCAATATGTTCATTTTGTAGCTCAACACGCTGATGAATATAACTTGGATAAAAATAACGTCTTCCTGATGGGAGACAGTGCGGGTGGTCAAATGGCGGAACAATACGTCACGATTTTGACTAATCCCAAGTATCGACAATTATTCAACTATGAAATGACGGATTTGAAATTTAAAGCAGTTGTCTTGAATAGTGCTGCTAATTTCATGGCTGAGCCTAACGCTATCAATGGAGCTGTGGCTGGTTATTTTACTCCAGAATCGGTTCGAAAATATTCAGAACAATTAAATGTTGAAAAATACATTACTAAAGATTTCTTGCCAACGTATATTTCCACGGCTAATCAAGATTTCTTGCGCAACAGTGCTTTTAAAATGGATGGCTTTTTAACTGCCAAAAATATTTCTCACATTTGCAAAATGTATGGCGATGAGAAGAGTCCACGCGGACATGTTTTCTTGATCAATCAAAAAGATGAACTGGCTAAAAAAGCTAACGATGATGAAATGGCGTTTCTCAAGAGTTTCCTTAATTAG
- a CDS encoding aldo/keto reductase — translation MQYKEFSNGVSIPMLGFGTYKIDNADVPAAIQGALDAGYRHFDCAHIYGNEAAIGEAFKKANVDREDLFITSKVWNADQGYDKTLKAFEQTLTDLQMDYLDLYLIHWPNEDNFDLTLDTWKAMETLYEQGKVKAIGVSNFSEDQLKKVFAMCKVKPMVNQIERHPYKVQEELGKFDEDNGIVNEGYSPIGHGHLILEDETINKIAEKHHKTAAQVVLRWHIDTGFVVFPKSSKVARVKENFDIFDFNLNEDEIKAISALDQDKHLNY, via the coding sequence ATGCAATATAAAGAATTTAGTAATGGTGTATCAATTCCAATGTTAGGCTTTGGAACTTACAAGATTGATAACGCCGATGTTCCCGCTGCTATTCAAGGTGCTTTGGATGCTGGATATCGTCACTTCGACTGTGCCCACATTTATGGTAACGAAGCGGCTATCGGTGAAGCTTTTAAGAAAGCCAACGTTGATCGAGAAGATTTGTTTATCACTTCAAAGGTTTGGAACGCTGATCAAGGCTACGATAAGACTTTAAAGGCTTTTGAACAAACTTTGACAGACCTTCAAATGGACTACTTGGATCTATACTTGATTCACTGGCCAAATGAAGATAACTTTGATTTGACGCTTGATACTTGGAAAGCTATGGAAACACTTTATGAACAAGGCAAGGTGAAGGCTATTGGTGTATCAAACTTCTCAGAGGACCAATTGAAGAAAGTCTTTGCAATGTGCAAGGTTAAGCCTATGGTCAACCAAATCGAACGTCATCCATACAAGGTTCAAGAGGAATTGGGTAAATTTGACGAAGACAATGGTATTGTTAACGAAGGATATTCACCAATTGGACATGGTCACTTGATTCTAGAAGATGAAACTATCAACAAAATCGCCGAAAAGCATCATAAGACTGCCGCTCAAGTAGTATTGCGTTGGCATATCGACACAGGTTTTGTAGTCTTTCCTAAATCATCTAAAGTTGCTCGTGTTAAGGAAAACTTTGACATTTTCGACTTCAATTTAAATGAAGATGAAATTAAAGCTATCAGTGCTTTGGATCAAGACAAACATTTGAATTACTAA
- a CDS encoding Cof-type HAD-IIB family hydrolase, translated as MTYKLIAIDIDDTLLTSAKTISGQTKAQIQLALERNIKVVLCSGRPHKAMYKYAQQLGIYGTNQYMITNGGAIIENLNSDIIFQNTLPNIFYHYFVDFVDKNSLSYCVFDVSGNVYTSNHSDIDPFTIAMAFENGDGLHIRNPEEMPSDFEITKAVINGNEEKINRITDFIKAEFSDYFVVRTGIGYLEIFPNNVNKGNALKHLANHLNIELSEIIAFGDRDNDIPLLETAGLGIAMKNATVGTKAVCDYITTDNNHDGVGKALAKFV; from the coding sequence ATGACATACAAATTAATTGCCATCGATATTGATGATACTTTATTAACTAGCGCCAAAACTATTTCTGGTCAAACTAAAGCTCAAATTCAATTAGCTTTAGAAAGAAATATTAAGGTCGTTCTTTGTTCCGGTCGTCCACACAAAGCAATGTACAAATATGCTCAACAATTGGGTATCTATGGAACAAATCAATATATGATCACTAACGGTGGCGCCATCATCGAAAATCTCAACAGTGATATTATTTTTCAAAATACTCTGCCAAATATTTTTTATCATTATTTCGTTGATTTTGTCGATAAAAATTCTCTATCTTACTGTGTCTTCGATGTGAGTGGCAACGTCTATACTAGTAATCATTCTGATATTGATCCTTTTACCATCGCAATGGCTTTTGAAAATGGTGACGGCTTACACATCAGAAATCCTGAAGAAATGCCAAGTGATTTCGAGATAACTAAAGCTGTAATCAATGGCAACGAAGAAAAAATCAATCGCATTACTGATTTTATTAAAGCTGAATTTAGCGATTACTTCGTCGTTAGAACTGGTATTGGTTATTTAGAGATTTTTCCTAACAATGTCAATAAGGGAAATGCTCTCAAACATTTAGCCAACCATCTAAACATAGAACTAAGCGAGATCATTGCCTTTGGTGACCGCGACAATGATATTCCTTTATTAGAAACTGCTGGATTAGGAATTGCAATGAAAAATGCCACTGTTGGTACCAAGGCTGTCTGCGACTACATTACTACTGACAACAATCACGATGGCGTCGGTAAAGCATTGGCAAAATTTGTCTAA
- a CDS encoding universal stress protein, whose translation MTPHTKNILVAIDGSQNSNRAFNQAVQLAQRCNANLYLTRVVEDYYLNEDDGILQMVNYEDDPEVVAARDDLNQKFMMTVYPITDTFLRIGDPKKIIADYLVRGLKIDLLVIGKFGKNNNRRTNLGKIARFLKNNVSCQVLIVE comes from the coding sequence ATGACCCCACATACAAAAAATATTCTCGTGGCAATCGATGGCTCACAAAACTCTAATCGTGCCTTCAATCAAGCTGTCCAATTAGCACAACGATGCAACGCCAATCTCTATTTGACCCGTGTCGTGGAAGATTATTATTTAAATGAAGATGACGGTATTCTACAGATGGTCAACTACGAAGATGATCCAGAAGTAGTAGCAGCCCGCGATGATTTAAATCAAAAATTTATGATGACAGTCTATCCCATCACAGATACCTTCTTAAGAATCGGTGATCCTAAAAAAATAATTGCTGATTATTTGGTCCGAGGATTAAAAATCGATCTATTAGTAATCGGAAAATTTGGAAAAAATAATAATCGACGCACCAATTTAGGTAAAATAGCTCGATTTTTAAAAAATAATGTTTCTTGCCAAGTACTAATTGTGGAATAA
- a CDS encoding HAD family hydrolase, with the protein MTIKLVAFDMDGTFLNDQNSYNHQRFGEILQKLRAKDIHVAAASGSQYQRLLNQFDEFNQEMDFVSQNGAVVHSAGQPLLVQEIPADAVKKTLDVINHQFAPSDIAEHLVVGYKSAYVDENISQASFDMTYRYYNHLLRVPNLATATPQRLEDQITSIGVTFDSKVDFNAKMKSLREMLPLGLSSQTSGYNTELISEDTVNKAAGLRELQKKYNVADDEIMTFGDNENDLPMLKITPHSYAMQNAEQKIKDQVANVTDSNNDEGVLNVLEQLAS; encoded by the coding sequence ATGACCATTAAATTAGTAGCTTTTGACATGGACGGAACTTTCCTCAATGATCAAAACTCTTATAACCATCAACGCTTTGGAGAAATCCTACAAAAATTACGTGCCAAAGATATTCATGTGGCAGCAGCATCAGGCTCTCAATATCAACGTTTGCTCAATCAATTTGATGAATTTAACCAAGAAATGGACTTCGTTTCACAAAATGGTGCGGTCGTTCATAGTGCTGGTCAACCATTATTAGTTCAAGAAATTCCAGCGGATGCAGTCAAAAAGACTTTGGATGTGATCAATCACCAATTTGCACCTAGTGATATTGCTGAACACTTAGTTGTTGGCTATAAATCAGCTTATGTTGATGAAAATATTTCTCAAGCTTCATTTGATATGACTTATCGCTACTACAATCATCTATTGCGTGTACCAAATTTGGCTACGGCTACACCTCAACGTTTAGAAGACCAAATTACTAGTATCGGAGTAACTTTTGATTCTAAGGTTGACTTCAATGCCAAGATGAAGAGCTTACGTGAAATGTTGCCACTAGGTTTATCTAGTCAAACTTCTGGATACAATACAGAATTGATCAGTGAAGATACAGTTAATAAGGCTGCCGGCCTTCGTGAACTTCAAAAGAAATATAATGTGGCTGACGATGAAATCATGACTTTTGGCGATAATGAAAATGATTTGCCAATGTTAAAAATCACACCACATAGTTATGCCATGCAAAATGCTGAACAAAAGATTAAAGATCAAGTTGCAAACGTGACTGATTCAAACAATGACGAGGGTGTCTTGAATGTTCTCGAACAATTAGCTTCTTAA
- a CDS encoding ABC transporter ATP-binding protein: protein MIEIKNLSKNYDDKKALVDLNLTVESGKIFGLLGHNGAGKSTTIKSLVSIHKPNSGSIKINGMELSQHRSEIKKMITYVPDTPDVFLQLTASEYWNLVAKAYDLNDEDILPLRKKLVELFHMENRQNEVMSNFSHGIRQKAVLIASLLSDPAIWVLDEPFQGLDPQAVFDLKQLMKVQANKGKTVLFSTHDLQMAQTLCDDLAILKSGELIYEGSMTNLRKQYNNESLEKIYLQLTDSDDSKLFNEIEGEVNA, encoded by the coding sequence ATGATTGAGATCAAGAATTTGTCAAAAAATTACGATGATAAAAAAGCATTGGTTGATTTGAATTTAACAGTCGAATCAGGAAAGATATTTGGATTGTTAGGCCATAATGGTGCTGGTAAATCGACTACTATCAAGAGTTTAGTCAGTATTCATAAGCCTAATTCTGGCTCAATTAAAATAAATGGAATGGAATTGTCACAACATCGATCAGAAATAAAAAAGATGATAACTTACGTACCTGATACACCGGATGTTTTCTTGCAATTAACCGCCTCAGAGTATTGGAATTTAGTGGCAAAAGCTTATGACTTAAATGATGAAGATATTTTGCCATTGCGTAAAAAATTAGTGGAGCTCTTTCATATGGAGAATCGACAAAATGAGGTTATGAGTAATTTTTCACATGGAATTAGGCAAAAGGCAGTTCTGATAGCTTCACTATTGTCTGACCCAGCAATTTGGGTTTTAGATGAACCGTTTCAAGGTTTAGATCCACAAGCTGTTTTTGATTTAAAGCAATTGATGAAAGTACAAGCAAATAAAGGGAAAACAGTTCTTTTTTCGACCCATGATCTACAAATGGCACAAACTCTATGTGATGATTTAGCTATTTTAAAATCTGGTGAACTCATTTATGAAGGCTCAATGACAAATTTGCGAAAACAATATAATAATGAATCTCTTGAAAAGATTTATTTGCAGTTAACTGACAGTGATGATTCCAAGCTGTTCAATGAGATTGAAGGTGAGGTAAATGCCTAG
- a CDS encoding Cof-type HAD-IIB family hydrolase: MYKMIVCDLDETLMNDDGSLSDKNAEAIHAATEKGVYFVVNSGRSYTSFQNDLEKMNLRNKPNQYSISYNGGLILENKDNRPIAVNAMPFDVAKAVFNVGAKNKNASTHVYTQDKLYIYNPMKADTDYLTNRGVDFSILEDDDFDKFKDQNVMKVIMAMSTIEERKAMKVAVESQVDPSKLTVSFSSGRYVEFNPAGVDKGTAAVQLGEILDIKPEEIIAAGDNSNDLPMLKAVGLPVSVANGLDVVKENAKYITEADNNHDALAEVINKFIL; this comes from the coding sequence ATGTATAAAATGATTGTCTGTGATCTTGATGAAACTTTAATGAATGATGATGGCTCTTTGTCCGACAAGAACGCTGAAGCTATTCATGCTGCAACTGAAAAAGGAGTTTACTTCGTAGTTAATTCTGGTCGAAGTTATACTTCCTTTCAAAATGATCTCGAAAAAATGAATTTACGAAATAAACCAAACCAATATTCCATTTCATACAATGGGGGATTGATTCTGGAAAATAAGGATAATCGTCCTATTGCCGTTAATGCGATGCCATTTGATGTAGCTAAAGCTGTCTTTAATGTTGGTGCAAAGAATAAGAATGCCTCGACACACGTTTATACTCAAGATAAACTTTATATTTATAATCCTATGAAAGCTGATACGGATTATTTAACTAATCGTGGTGTAGATTTTTCAATTTTGGAAGATGATGATTTTGATAAGTTCAAAGATCAAAATGTCATGAAAGTCATTATGGCTATGTCTACAATTGAGGAACGTAAGGCAATGAAGGTAGCTGTAGAATCACAAGTTGATCCTTCAAAACTAACAGTATCATTTTCATCCGGTCGATACGTTGAATTTAATCCAGCTGGCGTTGATAAAGGAACTGCTGCTGTTCAATTAGGTGAAATTTTAGACATCAAGCCAGAAGAAATCATTGCGGCAGGTGATAACAGTAATGATTTGCCAATGTTAAAAGCAGTTGGCTTACCGGTCAGTGTTGCTAACGGACTTGATGTTGTTAAAGAAAATGCTAAGTATATCACTGAGGCTGATAATAACCATGATGCTTTAGCTGAAGTAATTAATAAGTTTATTCTATAG
- a CDS encoding helix-turn-helix domain-containing protein, producing the protein MALADNIIKYRKKNGMTQEQLAESLMISRQSISRWELGENLPSIDNLISLSGLLDISLDELITGEPYLHFPFDFGRPKSKTAAVILIIIVMFPILAGFIGNIWMSLVVALILYMIVVWFYPFDFKRYYNYWSLEKKGIRYISDNQEVYSSWDNLVMPIKALLKMRKTKFIPYRQMKEIEIHLQLLGYNPRHTNYSPGTFQLMNESFTLKITTKDEQIVYLTLKPYYTKKSKERQMLPTILEFLKRKNVKFIDKQNICELLKDNDKSLTEQLYEIRDGYK; encoded by the coding sequence ATGGCTTTAGCGGATAATATTATCAAGTATCGTAAGAAAAATGGAATGACACAAGAACAACTTGCTGAATCACTGATGATCTCACGCCAATCTATTTCTAGATGGGAATTGGGAGAAAATTTACCTAGTATTGATAATCTAATTTCACTGAGTGGTTTATTGGATATTTCTTTAGATGAGTTGATCACAGGTGAACCGTATTTGCATTTTCCATTTGACTTTGGGCGTCCTAAGAGTAAAACGGCAGCCGTGATTTTAATTATTATTGTTATGTTCCCTATATTGGCAGGATTTATCGGTAATATTTGGATGTCTTTAGTAGTTGCATTAATTTTATATATGATAGTTGTTTGGTTTTATCCTTTCGATTTTAAACGGTATTACAATTATTGGAGCTTGGAGAAAAAGGGAATTCGATACATTTCTGATAATCAGGAAGTTTACAGTTCTTGGGATAATTTGGTCATGCCAATCAAAGCACTATTAAAAATGAGAAAGACTAAGTTTATTCCTTATCGACAAATGAAAGAAATTGAGATTCATTTGCAGTTGTTGGGATATAATCCACGACATACTAATTATTCACCAGGAACGTTTCAATTAATGAATGAAAGTTTTACTCTGAAAATAACTACGAAAGATGAACAGATTGTCTATTTGACTTTGAAGCCATATTACACGAAGAAATCCAAAGAACGTCAGATGTTGCCAACTATTTTGGAATTTTTGAAACGCAAGAATGTCAAATTTATCGATAAACAAAATATCTGTGAGTTATTGAAAGATAATGACAAGAGTTTAACTGAACAATTATATGAAATTCGTGATGGATATAAATAA
- a CDS encoding VOC family protein, with translation MKIEHVGLFVKDLENTVSFYKKYFGATASEKYHNPKTTFSSRFLTFSDGARLEVGTREDLNTEKLTGYPLGYMHLAMSLGSKEAVDKVSAQIEADGYTHLSGPRVTGDGYYESVVLDPEGNQIELTV, from the coding sequence ATGAAAATTGAACATGTCGGTTTATTCGTTAAAGATTTAGAAAATACAGTTTCATTTTATAAGAAATATTTTGGTGCTACGGCATCAGAAAAATATCACAATCCCAAAACAACCTTCTCATCACGTTTTTTAACTTTCAGTGACGGAGCACGTTTGGAAGTAGGTACTCGTGAAGATTTGAATACAGAAAAACTTACTGGTTATCCTTTAGGCTACATGCATCTTGCCATGTCCTTGGGATCAAAAGAAGCAGTTGATAAAGTTTCTGCACAAATCGAAGCAGATGGTTATACTCATTTGAGTGGACCAAGAGTAACTGGCGATGGATATTACGAAAGCGTGGTATTGGATCCAGAAGGAAATCAAATCGAATTAACAGTTTAA
- a CDS encoding cytidine deaminase family protein has translation MDIWEKLYLSAKPLYKPQEINDFVYANNVVCALESKSGKVYTGYCIEMACGTINLCAERVALLNMLQDSGEMEVKRMIAFRDAPPTGLDGLPCGTCRETLMEFSPKNADTEIMVNYEKRETTTLKEIFPNWWGTIKTNKK, from the coding sequence ATGGATATTTGGGAAAAACTATATTTATCTGCAAAACCGTTGTATAAACCGCAGGAAATAAATGATTTTGTTTATGCTAATAACGTGGTCTGTGCTTTGGAGAGTAAATCAGGAAAAGTTTACACTGGTTATTGTATCGAGATGGCTTGCGGAACGATTAATCTTTGTGCCGAACGAGTAGCTTTGCTAAACATGTTGCAAGATAGTGGAGAAATGGAAGTTAAACGAATGATTGCTTTTCGTGATGCACCGCCAACTGGACTCGACGGGTTACCATGTGGAACCTGTCGTGAAACTTTGATGGAATTTTCTCCTAAGAATGCCGATACCGAAATTATGGTCAATTATGAAAAAAGAGAAACTACTACTTTGAAAGAAATCTTTCCTAATTGGTGGGGGACTATCAAAACTAATAAAAAATAG
- a CDS encoding NAD(P)-dependent oxidoreductase: MRLMIIGATGRTGKDLLSLALQNNNEVVAYVRSPQKLNTTTNLTIIKGQLDDYHALAKALVGCDVVLVTLGNSVTNSSANLFSFAMPNIIKAMHLAKVERIINLSALGVGSTYKNTRFPYRLGAKTFLKGNFHDHYLGESLLKTSNLKWTTIHPGPLFNNERTPNPTVRFAKSNFKMPGAPRTNRMDVAQLMLNIVNNPATFNQQLLICSKQDTNS; this comes from the coding sequence ATGCGCTTAATGATTATCGGTGCTACTGGTAGAACTGGAAAAGATTTATTATCATTAGCACTTCAAAACAACAATGAAGTTGTAGCCTACGTCCGAAGTCCTCAAAAGTTAAACACGACTACAAATTTGACTATTATTAAGGGGCAATTAGATGACTATCATGCTTTAGCAAAAGCTTTAGTGGGTTGTGATGTTGTACTAGTCACCTTGGGAAATTCAGTAACTAATAGCAGTGCTAACCTTTTCTCATTTGCAATGCCTAATATCATCAAGGCTATGCATCTAGCAAAGGTTGAACGAATAATTAATTTGTCCGCTTTAGGAGTTGGATCCACTTATAAAAACACTCGCTTCCCATATCGTCTTGGTGCAAAAACTTTTCTAAAAGGAAATTTTCACGACCATTATTTGGGAGAGTCGCTACTCAAAACTTCGAATTTGAAATGGACAACCATTCATCCTGGACCACTATTTAATAATGAAAGAACCCCTAATCCAACAGTAAGATTTGCTAAGTCTAATTTTAAAATGCCTGGTGCTCCACGGACCAATCGTATGGATGTTGCTCAATTAATGCTAAATATTGTCAATAACCCTGCAACATTTAATCAACAATTGCTGATATGCTCAAAGCAAGATACTAATTCTTAG
- a CDS encoding alpha/beta hydrolase family protein — translation MTNDIKHWSEYKYSENMLQDALIKHVMDLMPYRMSDEGEVLEVTMNLIENDENSWINNWSLMADKLQKRAENFEYHNKLVSAASSYLRASTYWRVSLMYFKDTKDARMKKFSRNSQACFDKSLQLGAYPGKSIQIPYENTTLPGHFYRSTTATKKAPLLIVVPGRDTWADDTMWVIDGALKRGINALTFDGPGQGMALRLQDLKFRPDFENVMTPVIDFAEKIAGVDSNRIGAMGMSFGGFLVPRAAAFDNRLKVIISDPGNMNWGNMIAQRLEIALKMTEQMRPDMIDFTLKDYEWKHNATDSTIIDELKKYDNTSIVPKIKSKTLVLDGAAEVTHGAAQKFYDTLQCKKDYLLFDDESTAQQHTQMGGYLTGTEYIMNWLEDNL, via the coding sequence ATGACAAACGATATAAAACATTGGTCAGAATATAAATACAGTGAAAATATGCTACAAGATGCACTCATCAAGCACGTAATGGATTTAATGCCTTATCGAATGAGCGATGAAGGCGAAGTATTAGAAGTAACGATGAATCTAATCGAAAATGACGAAAATAGTTGGATCAATAATTGGAGTCTAATGGCCGACAAATTGCAAAAAAGGGCCGAAAATTTTGAATACCACAACAAATTGGTCAGTGCCGCCAGCAGTTATCTTCGAGCTTCAACTTATTGGCGTGTATCTCTGATGTATTTTAAAGATACTAAAGATGCACGTATGAAAAAATTCTCAAGAAACAGTCAAGCATGTTTTGATAAATCCCTCCAACTTGGTGCCTATCCTGGTAAGTCGATTCAAATTCCATACGAAAACACAACTCTACCTGGACACTTCTATCGATCAACTACTGCTACCAAAAAAGCTCCTTTATTAATAGTTGTTCCTGGTCGAGATACTTGGGCTGACGATACCATGTGGGTCATTGATGGCGCCTTAAAGAGAGGTATAAATGCTTTAACCTTCGATGGACCAGGTCAAGGAATGGCTCTAAGATTACAAGATTTGAAATTTCGTCCTGATTTTGAAAACGTTATGACGCCCGTAATTGACTTTGCTGAAAAAATTGCTGGTGTTGATTCTAATAGAATTGGTGCAATGGGCATGAGTTTTGGAGGATTCCTAGTACCACGAGCAGCTGCTTTTGATAATCGCCTAAAAGTAATTATTTCTGATCCTGGAAATATGAATTGGGGAAATATGATTGCTCAAAGACTGGAAATTGCTTTGAAAATGACTGAGCAAATGCGTCCTGATATGATTGACTTTACATTGAAAGATTATGAATGGAAACATAACGCTACTGACAGTACTATTATCGATGAATTGAAAAAATATGATAATACTTCTATTGTTCCAAAAATCAAATCCAAAACGTTGGTTCTCGATGGTGCTGCAGAGGTAACTCATGGTGCTGCTCAAAAATTCTATGATACTTTACAATGCAAAAAAGATTATCTATTGTTTGATGACGAATCAACAGCCCAACAACACACGCAGATGGGTGGATATTTAACTGGTACTGAATATATTATGAACTGGCTTGAAGACAACCTTTAA
- a CDS encoding TetR/AcrR family transcriptional regulator, translating into MNKYKNKNDKTEKNIMNTTLTLMQSYEFSNITMNQIAENAKLNRVTLYRHFDDKWDILERIEKDFFQAAEAPHQKMIEQLKNASEDYQDARSVLAEFLEIFANNLDILEVLMNDNGDSRFTSKLLNFLLKREKLSHPVLGINDLGVNQEMLSYYEISGLVGIIKFWTKHRQYKAKDMADFFFAVRTNEVKGIKQLK; encoded by the coding sequence TTGAATAAATATAAAAATAAAAATGATAAAACCGAAAAAAACATTATGAATACGACATTGACTTTAATGCAATCATACGAATTTAGTAATATTACAATGAATCAAATTGCGGAAAATGCTAAGTTAAATCGAGTCACGCTTTATCGACATTTCGATGATAAGTGGGATATTTTGGAAAGGATTGAAAAAGATTTTTTCCAAGCAGCAGAAGCCCCACATCAAAAAATGATAGAGCAATTAAAAAATGCATCTGAAGATTATCAGGATGCTAGATCGGTTTTAGCAGAATTTTTAGAGATTTTTGCAAATAATCTGGACATTTTAGAAGTACTTATGAATGACAACGGTGATTCTAGATTTACTAGCAAATTATTAAATTTCTTGTTGAAAAGAGAGAAGCTCTCTCATCCGGTTTTAGGAATTAATGACTTAGGCGTAAATCAAGAAATGCTGTCCTATTATGAAATATCTGGATTAGTAGGAATAATAAAATTTTGGACGAAGCATCGACAATATAAAGCTAAAGATATGGCGGACTTTTTCTTTGCAGTAAGGACTAATGAAGTTAAAGGGATCAAGCAGTTAAAATAA
- a CDS encoding TraX family protein, with the protein MIITKYGLTKTKLQILAMVAMLCDHVAKVIIYPVIISHYSNNWLSNNSYILRMYDALVFLGKISFPIFAFFIVEGFFKTHNVYSYMKRLFLFAILAEIPYDLATSGKLINFEKQNVLWTLLVGLICLFIIDNFKNSKFGLCKVIGSVSFILLIASFLNLDWGIYPGIVLILWFYLAHKSKKIRLLLGYCLMVPDVGFMSGAELSFLLLYFYNQRRGRSNKWLFYIFYPKHLLVLYLIQIILR; encoded by the coding sequence GTGATTATTACAAAATATGGATTGACCAAAACAAAATTACAAATTTTAGCAATGGTGGCAATGCTCTGTGATCACGTTGCAAAGGTGATTATTTATCCGGTAATAATAAGCCATTATTCGAATAATTGGTTGAGTAACAACAGTTATATTTTGAGAATGTATGATGCTTTAGTATTTCTTGGTAAAATCAGTTTTCCTATTTTTGCCTTTTTTATTGTTGAAGGATTTTTCAAGACACATAACGTTTATTCATATATGAAGAGATTGTTTTTATTTGCCATTTTAGCTGAAATTCCTTATGATTTAGCAACTTCTGGAAAATTGATAAATTTCGAAAAACAAAATGTACTTTGGACTTTACTAGTGGGACTGATTTGTCTATTTATTATTGATAATTTTAAAAATAGTAAATTTGGATTGTGCAAAGTAATAGGATCAGTGAGTTTTATTCTTTTGATTGCTAGCTTTTTGAATCTAGATTGGGGAATTTACCCAGGTATCGTGTTGATTTTGTGGTTTTATTTGGCTCACAAAAGTAAAAAAATCCGTTTATTACTAGGTTATTGTTTGATGGTGCCAGATGTCGGATTTATGTCTGGAGCAGAATTATCATTTTTATTGCTCTACTTTTATAATCAAAGACGCGGTCGTAGTAATAAATGGTTGTTCTATATTTTTTATCCGAAACATTTGTTGGTTCTTTATTTAATTCAGATTATTTTAAGATGA